Below is a genomic region from Acinetobacter tibetensis.
CCGTATATTCAACGTTTTTCGGGTAAAACGCTGGTCGTAAAATATGGCGGCAATGCAATGACCGATCCAGAGCTAGAAAGCTCATTTGCACGTGATATTGTGTTGTTAAAAACCGTAGGTTTAAACCCGATTGTGGTGCATGGTGGCGGCCCTCAAGTGGACTCTTTCCTAAAACAATTGGGTCGTGAGTCTGACCGTATTGATGGTATGCGTGTAACTGACCCTGCTACCATGGAAGTGGTGGAAATGGTGTTGGGTGGCAGTGTGAATAAATCCATTGTGAACCTAATTAACCAACATGGCGGTCGTGCCATTGGTTTAACAGGTAAAGATGGCAATTTAATTCGCGCACGTAAATTGTTGATGCAGAAAAACCAAGAAGATGGTTCGGTAAAAGAAATCGATTTAGGTTTGGTGGGTGAAGTCGTTGGTGTGAAAACTGATGTACTGGAAATGTTTACCCAAAGCGATTTTATTCCCGTCATTGCACCGTTGGGTGTCGATGATCAAGGCAATACCTACAATATCAATGCTGACCTTGTAGCAGGCAAAGTGGCTGAAGCACTGGGTGCGGAAAAGCTGATTTTACTTACCAATATCACAGGGGTATTGGATGAAAATAAAAACTTACTCACGGGCTTAACCACGCAGGAAGTTGACCGTCTGATTGAAACAGGCGTGATTTATGGCGGCATGATTCCAAAAGTGGGTTGCGCCTTAGATGCTGTAAAAGGTGGTGTAGTGAGTGCACATATTGTGGATGGTCGTGTTCCACATGCAACCTTGTTGGAAATCTTTACCGATCATGGTGTGGGTACATTAATTACCAATCGTGCCAAACACTAATCCATTCGGTTTATCTTGTGTTTAAAGCCAGTCCTTAAGGGCTGGTTTTTTATTGTGGAGATTATTTAACAGTCGTCATTTTTTGGTCATTGTATTGTCATCTGCATTGCCTAGTGTATGAAAAAAGCCAGAAGAGCGCATAACAATGTTTGAAAAGTTGAATCTATATCGTCAAAACTTTACTTTTCCATTACAAAAAAAAGCTGAAAAACAAACGCATCAATACCGCTTTGAATGGGTGGAAGATTTAAAACAATTACATGAAGTCCAGAAATTCCGAGCAGCACAATTTTCCCAACAATTCGGAATTACATTCGATCAAAACATCGATCAGGACTTGTATGATTTTGGCTGTGAACATGCAGTACTGCGTGATAAATACAGCAATGAAATTGTGGCCTATACACGCTTAAAACTCTTGCAAGGACAAGATTTGGCACAGAGCTATAGCGCGCAAGAATTTAAAATTATTGATGAACTGGGACATTTATCCAATATTGTAGAAATTGGACGAACTTGTGTACATCATCGCTATCGTTCTAGTCGCGCCTTATCCATTTTATGGCTCAATCTCGTTCCTAAAGTACTTTGGGAGATGCGGGCGAAATATTTGATTGGTTGTGTCAGTATCCGCCTACAAGGCAATCAGGCACGTGCTTACTACACGCATCAATATTTAAAACAACTCAGTCCTACACAGACTTGTGCGATTCAACCTCAAATGGCGTATGAGCCCACATATCCTGAATACAGTTTTGCGCAAGATGAAAAAATTCCAAAATTATTTGATGTGTATTTAAAAATGCATGCCAAATTATCACAGCAGGCATTTTATGATCGTGAATTTAATTGTCTGGATTATTTTGTTTTACTCGAAGTGAATAAAATGGCGAAGAGTTTTGTCATGAAAAAACAGCTTTAGCGTTAAGCATTAAAATTACTGAACCTAGCATAGATTAAGATTTACAAGCCTTGCTGTCGTCATGCACAATAAACCCATAATCTATTAAAGTGTTTATAGTTGCTTATGTGTCAGTTGCTCGGAATGAATTGTGCGACCCCAACGGATATTACGTTCTCTTTCCGTGGTTTTTCACAGCGTGCGGGCATTACTTCAGATCATTGTGATGGCTTCGGCATTGCTTTTTTTGAAGACAAAGCTTGTCGCTTATTTGTGGATAATCAGTCTGCGGTTGAATCTCCAATTGCGGAACTGGTACGGAATTATCCGATTAAATCACGCAATGTGATTGCACATATTCGTAAAGCGACTCAAGGCAAAATTAACTTAGAAAACTCACATCCGTTTATGCGTGAGCTATGGGGGCGTCAATGGATTTTTGCCCATAATGGTGACTTATTGGATTTTGATCCGCCATTAACTGGACATTTTACCCCGGTTGGCAATACGGACAGTGAACGTGCATTTTGTTTTCTATTGGATCAATTGGTCGCTAAATTTGGTTATGTCGAGCCATCTTTAACCCAAGTATTTGAGTTACTGTTAGAAATTGCGCCAAAAATTGCAGAACACGGAACTTTTAACTTCTGCTTATCTAATGGTCAGGCATTATTTAGTTATGCCATTACCAAATTGCATTGGTTGGTACGTGAATATCCATTTAAACCTGCACAGTTGATTGATCTCGATGTCGAAGTCGATTTTAGTCAAGTGACCACTCCTGAAGATCGTGTTGCCGTCATTACGACTGAACCGCTGACGCAGAATGAAGTTTGGCAGGCATTTCAACCTGGCGAAATGATTTTATTCCAATACGGACAACCCATTCAGCGTGCATTTACTCAGGTCGATCGCTTAGTTCGTGAGCAAGCCAATCCGACGTTAAAACGAATTACTCGCGCTGATCAATATTGAGAGTGGCGCGAGAATTGCAAAATGATGCAATTTGATTGTTAAAATTAACATTTTCATAATTAAAGAAAAAATAAACTTTTGGTTAAAAAATATCTTATTCTTTTAGTCGGGTATAAACAAATTAATATATACATATCATTGTCTTAGCCTATAATTTTCGCTAAAAACTGGAATCCAGACTGATTTACTTGTTTTTTATTTAAATTTAATACCGTTACTATCCTTTTCAAGTAACGAATGATGAATTTTAAATGGGAGCGTATCAAGATGAAATGGGTTCCAGAATATAATACTGGTATCGATGTGATTGATGATCAGCATAAGCGAATCCTTGATTATATTAATGAAATTAATGATATTGCTCTTCACACAGAGCGTGACCGCATTAAACAGATTCTCGATAATATTATTGATTACACCCAATCGCATTTTACTTTTGAAGAATCTCTACAAGAAGAAGCGGGTTATAAATACCGTGTGCCGCATAAACGTGTGCATGACTTATTTATTAAAAAAATTGAGTCTTATCGTGACCGTTTTGAAATGGGGCACTCGATTGAAGCTGAATTACATGAAGTCTTGGCGAAATGGTTGATTAACCATATCCAACACGATGATGCGGATTATGTTGGCGCTGTTAAAGAGAACATGATGGGAATTATTAAAGAAAAAGAAAAGAAAAAGGGCAAGAATTGGTTTGCTCGCTTCTTCTCTTAAGTACAGTAAGGTCTAGAATTCAGCAAGGACATGCTGTGCAAAAGAATTAAAAAGTTAAAAAAGAAATAAAAGTATTGGCGCAGCAAGCCATCGAATGCGGTGGTTTGCTTTTCTTTTTGATTTTCACGCATGAGAAAGGCAAAATAGCGATAGATTTTTATTAGGAATGCATCATGCAGGACAATGCTATGTCACGATGGTTATCGCCGCTGATGGCTTTTTGTTTGTCATTCATCATTATTGCCACTGTGGCACCAATAGTGGGAATACAAACAGAGCGTCAACTCGATTTCTGGTTGCTTTGGTTAGGCACTATGTTGGTTTTGGCTTTGCCAATTTGCTATTTAGAAATTGCTTTAGCAAAACGTTCGAAAACTACAGCATTAAATGCACTGTCTAATTTAACGCGTGATGCGGATGCATCTCCAAGATGGCGTCTAGTTGGCTGGATGGCAGTGGTGTTTATTCCATTTCTAGCCGGTGCGATGTTATTTAGTGTCAGTCAATACAGCGCACAATGGGTGGTTCAAGGAGTTGCCCCACAATATCTGTTTGTGGGATCCGCTGTTGCCGCCGTTATTTTATCTTTAGCACCACGCATGATTTTGGCATTAATCACCGCTGTCGGTGTCATTGCAGCGCTGATTTTTTCACAAGTCAGTGGAACAGCTTTTCCTGCTTGGCAAATGACTGCACTTGAGTTTAGCGAGTGGGGTAGTGCGACTGTATTGGCATTGGTGGCGAGTGGTTTAGGCTTAGGACTGTATTGGCAGACCAGCTTAGTTCAAGCTAAACAAGATACTGCCGCCAGCAAAACTGTATTGCCGATTTGGGTTGCACAGTTGCTTGCCGTGTTGGCATTCGCCTATTTTGCTTTGGTTGCACAATTACCTGTAATTGCTTTATTGGTTGCAACGGTTGCAGGAGCGGCATTACTGCTACAACTGGCACGTGAACAACTGGCACAACGTCAGATGATAGTAGCTGTACAATGGGCGATCATTGTAGCTACAGTTTTGGTGTGGACAATTCCAGAAATCACTCCAGTTTTTCATATTGTCTTGGTGCTTTGGGGGTTAGTGATTTGCTTAATTTATGCGATTTTTGCGGGCTGGATTATGAAAATCAGCCATTTGCGTAAAGCCATGAATTTTAGTAATGAGCTGTTTTACAATATTTGGCGTATTGCGGTGCGTATTGTGCTGCCACTGGCTATCATTCTTGCAATTGTGTCGGTATTAGGACAATTGATCTGATGACGGAGCAAGCCAAAGTTTGGGTGGCTTATGCGACCTCGGAACAACAGTTTCATCTGGAAGTTCCCTTTCAATCAGGTATGACTGCATTAGATGCAATTGAGCAAAGTGGAATTCGAGAGCAAATTGAACTACCTGAAATTTTGCAGTTGGGGATTTTTGGTGTCCGTTTGCAAGAAGCTACACAATTGCTGCAAGCGGGTGATCGGGTTGAAATTTATCGGGCGTTGACCATCAATCCAAAGGATATTCGACGTAACCGTGCAGCCAATAACCCTGTGGGACGCTATGCTAAAGGCAATCGCTTTAAAAAATTGAAATGATATGAAAAACCCCTCAATGAGGGGTTTCTTTTTATTTTAAAGCGTCTATAGTGGGGGCGCAGTTAAAATCGCTTCTTTCGATCCAGGTAAACCAGGTTGTGATTCTGGAATCGTTTCTAGACCCTCAATTTTGTTCACAATACCGTTTTGATCGAAGTAAATTTTCAAATGCTGACCATGCGCTGCTGGAATCTTGGCTTTTTTAGCATAAGTTCCTGGGATATAATTGTAGACGTAGTCCCATCGTAATGGATTCAATGGATCTGTAATGGTTGGACTACCGAGTAAGAAACGCACTTGTTGGTGACTCATGCCGACTTGGATTTTTGAGGCTTGGGCTTGTGTTAATGGTGTTCCTTGAGGAATATCTACTTTATAAACGCCCAAGGTCGAACAGCCCGCGAGCAGTGAAGTGACGAATAACGTCAACATGATTTTTTGCATTTTGCTACACTATCCCAAATTAATTTTGATGCATTTGATCCACGGATAGATCATACTGCATCTTAACTTTGTTGCATATTCCAACTTTAAATTTGTTGAGAGAGACCTTTTTACATGCCTATTTCAAACCAAGACTTACGCAAAGCTGGACTTAAAGTTACACTTCCACGAATTAAAATATTAGAATTATTAGAAAATTCAAAACAACATCATTTAAGCGCGGAAGATATCTATAAGACT
It encodes:
- a CDS encoding GNAT family N-acetyltransferase; the protein is MFEKLNLYRQNFTFPLQKKAEKQTHQYRFEWVEDLKQLHEVQKFRAAQFSQQFGITFDQNIDQDLYDFGCEHAVLRDKYSNEIVAYTRLKLLQGQDLAQSYSAQEFKIIDELGHLSNIVEIGRTCVHHRYRSSRALSILWLNLVPKVLWEMRAKYLIGCVSIRLQGNQARAYYTHQYLKQLSPTQTCAIQPQMAYEPTYPEYSFAQDEKIPKLFDVYLKMHAKLSQQAFYDREFNCLDYFVLLEVNKMAKSFVMKKQL
- the argB gene encoding acetylglutamate kinase — translated: MPHQQTGIDKAQILTEALPYIQRFSGKTLVVKYGGNAMTDPELESSFARDIVLLKTVGLNPIVVHGGGPQVDSFLKQLGRESDRIDGMRVTDPATMEVVEMVLGGSVNKSIVNLINQHGGRAIGLTGKDGNLIRARKLLMQKNQEDGSVKEIDLGLVGEVVGVKTDVLEMFTQSDFIPVIAPLGVDDQGNTYNINADLVAGKVAEALGAEKLILLTNITGVLDENKNLLTGLTTQEVDRLIETGVIYGGMIPKVGCALDAVKGGVVSAHIVDGRVPHATLLEIFTDHGVGTLITNRAKH
- a CDS encoding outer membrane protein assembly factor BamE; the protein is MQKIMLTLFVTSLLAGCSTLGVYKVDIPQGTPLTQAQASKIQVGMSHQQVRFLLGSPTITDPLNPLRWDYVYNYIPGTYAKKAKIPAAHGQHLKIYFDQNGIVNKIEGLETIPESQPGLPGSKEAILTAPPL
- a CDS encoding class II glutamine amidotransferase; translation: MCQLLGMNCATPTDITFSFRGFSQRAGITSDHCDGFGIAFFEDKACRLFVDNQSAVESPIAELVRNYPIKSRNVIAHIRKATQGKINLENSHPFMRELWGRQWIFAHNGDLLDFDPPLTGHFTPVGNTDSERAFCFLLDQLVAKFGYVEPSLTQVFELLLEIAPKIAEHGTFNFCLSNGQALFSYAITKLHWLVREYPFKPAQLIDLDVEVDFSQVTTPEDRVAVITTEPLTQNEVWQAFQPGEMILFQYGQPIQRAFTQVDRLVREQANPTLKRITRADQY
- a CDS encoding RnfH family protein, producing the protein MTEQAKVWVAYATSEQQFHLEVPFQSGMTALDAIEQSGIREQIELPEILQLGIFGVRLQEATQLLQAGDRVEIYRALTINPKDIRRNRAANNPVGRYAKGNRFKKLK
- a CDS encoding bacteriohemerythrin, giving the protein MKMKWVPEYNTGIDVIDDQHKRILDYINEINDIALHTERDRIKQILDNIIDYTQSHFTFEESLQEEAGYKYRVPHKRVHDLFIKKIESYRDRFEMGHSIEAELHEVLAKWLINHIQHDDADYVGAVKENMMGIIKEKEKKKGKNWFARFFS